CCCCTGCCCAGCCCCTTGGGCGCGGACTTCCCCCATGAGGTGATCCGGTGAGGCCCGCACTGCTCGACCACGTCGGCCGGATGACGGACGGCGACCTGCCCGCCTATGTCTACGACCTGCCGGGCCTGCGCGGGCACGTTCAGGCGATCCGGGCCGCACTTCCGGAACGAGTCGAGCTGCTGTACGCGGCCAAGGCCAACTCCGATCCGAGCATCCTGCGCACCCTGACCGGATGCGTCGACGGATTCGAGGTGGCCTCCGGCGGCGAACTGCGCCACGTCCGCGCGCTCACTCCCGAAGCGCCGATCTCCTTCGGCGGCCCGGGCAAGACCCCGGCCGAGCTGGCCTGCGCACTGGAGGCCGGAGTGGAGCGCCTGCACATCGAGAGCGAACACGAACTGCGTCTGCTCACCACCCTGCTGGGCGACCGGACCGTAGCGGCCCTGCTGCGCGTCAATTTGCCCGTGGACGTCGGCGAGGCAGCGCTCGCGATGGGCGGACACCCCAGCCCCTTCGGCATGGACCCCGCACAACTGGACCACTGCCTGGAGCTGATCGCTGCCGACCCGCGCATCGGACTCCGCGGCCTCCACCTGCACCTGGCCAGCGGACTGCGGGCCCCGGCCCAACTGGCCCTGATCGACGAGGCCCTGACCTGGGCCGCGGACTGGGCGCACCAGCGCGGCATCGACCTGACCGAGGTCAACGCCGGAGGCGGGATGGGCGTCGA
Above is a genomic segment from Streptomyces fodineus containing:
- a CDS encoding type III PLP-dependent enzyme, whose product is MRPALLDHVGRMTDGDLPAYVYDLPGLRGHVQAIRAALPERVELLYAAKANSDPSILRTLTGCVDGFEVASGGELRHVRALTPEAPISFGGPGKTPAELACALEAGVERLHIESEHELRLLTTLLGDRTVAALLRVNLPVDVGEAALAMGGHPSPFGMDPAQLDHCLELIAADPRIGLRGLHLHLASGLRAPAQLALIDEALTWAADWAHQRGIDLTEVNAGGGMGVDYAHPQTKFDWPAFGAGLRRILARHPHLTLRIEPGRSVTAYCGWYVTDVLDIKFSRGQAFAVLRGGTHHLRTPAAKQHDQPFEVIPEEVWPRPWDRPEARDEPVTLVGQLCTPKDVLAHQVMVRRLRVGDRVAFAMAGAYAWNISHHAFLMHPHPTFHHVDDADVPAAGTYAPQMS